From the genome of Solidesulfovibrio carbinolicus, one region includes:
- a CDS encoding acyl-CoA dehydrogenase family protein, translated as METLRTLPGDDVRQIMWRYADRFDLQMAVQSARSVARGVVARMVADGVRHSHEWTEQKDSLLKTFDEAGITAVFLDPHQGGFIEGPKNMALSLVAFELSWVDAGAATCSLANNLALSPIHERGTTEQRDHYMTLCAPAPDRAPWRGAFALTEPIPYVGVDTGVLTGKVRVDSWEDGQEPILHVEKRGRFITGMDFANYATAAVDTADARIKSSCIIILEETDPGLFDRGAPTLKMVHQLSSTRDPVFNLKVPASRIVGGYTVKDGCIVPNYSHSEVIAAVFHRTRVPVALMTTAKLLSAVEPVIRYQRGRFRGGDACEAGSAKFELGLQQKQDAVIRLAEVWAAGEAGASLGFATARLFDQLDPTEKAKDAALAAKGVSGARGQMTALKKVQPEAIEYVNLLFAPEAGRDAARFEALDADPVVKYQALEAEAGVLCPACKLWNTGHGATVMREAVAMMGGYGITEDCPGFLFHKWNDSQLEATYEGPECVQRRQMGITMASDIFLAYVDNYIAEMNRVAASHPETGAASVAAGLTLWKHTLDFLSANKDADGKKLYHSNRQAVTFPLADALCPLIATRLQILDVLELAAKGPENPVVAEGLEGYVAFFSDLARIQAAKAAGEAAKVCASLIYGYAPAGADLTAFAGLRAAADASLAGCGAARERAGQALTQVMIPEALDYPM; from the coding sequence ATGGAAACCCTACGCACTCTCCCGGGCGACGATGTCCGGCAAATCATGTGGCGCTACGCCGACCGCTTCGATCTCCAGATGGCCGTGCAGTCGGCCCGTTCCGTGGCCCGGGGCGTCGTGGCCCGCATGGTGGCCGACGGCGTGCGCCATTCCCATGAATGGACCGAGCAGAAGGACTCGTTGCTCAAGACTTTTGACGAAGCCGGCATCACCGCCGTTTTCCTTGATCCCCACCAGGGCGGCTTCATCGAAGGGCCGAAAAACATGGCCCTGTCCCTGGTCGCCTTCGAACTTTCCTGGGTCGACGCCGGCGCGGCCACCTGCTCCCTGGCCAACAACCTGGCCCTGTCGCCCATCCACGAGCGCGGCACCACCGAACAGCGCGACCACTACATGACCCTGTGCGCCCCGGCCCCGGATCGCGCCCCCTGGCGCGGCGCGTTCGCGCTGACCGAACCCATCCCCTACGTCGGCGTGGACACCGGAGTCCTCACCGGCAAGGTGCGCGTCGATTCCTGGGAAGACGGCCAGGAGCCCATCCTGCACGTGGAAAAGCGCGGCCGCTTCATCACCGGCATGGACTTCGCCAACTACGCCACCGCCGCCGTGGACACCGCTGATGCGCGCATCAAATCCTCCTGCATCATCATCCTGGAAGAGACCGACCCGGGCCTGTTCGACCGCGGCGCGCCTACGCTGAAGATGGTGCACCAGCTGTCCTCCACCCGCGACCCGGTCTTCAACCTCAAGGTGCCGGCCAGCCGCATCGTCGGCGGCTACACCGTGAAAGACGGCTGCATCGTCCCCAACTATTCCCACTCCGAGGTCATCGCCGCCGTGTTCCACCGCACCCGCGTGCCGGTGGCGCTCATGACCACGGCCAAGCTGCTCTCGGCCGTGGAGCCGGTCATCCGCTACCAGCGGGGCCGATTCCGGGGCGGCGACGCCTGCGAGGCCGGTTCGGCGAAATTCGAACTCGGCCTGCAGCAGAAGCAGGACGCCGTCATCCGTCTGGCCGAAGTCTGGGCCGCCGGCGAGGCCGGGGCTTCCCTGGGGTTCGCCACGGCGCGGCTTTTCGACCAGCTCGATCCCACGGAAAAGGCCAAGGACGCGGCCCTGGCCGCCAAGGGCGTGTCCGGGGCGCGCGGCCAGATGACGGCGCTCAAAAAGGTCCAGCCCGAGGCCATCGAATACGTCAATCTGCTGTTTGCCCCCGAAGCCGGGCGCGACGCCGCCCGTTTCGAGGCCCTGGACGCCGATCCGGTGGTCAAGTACCAGGCGCTGGAAGCCGAAGCCGGCGTGCTCTGCCCGGCCTGCAAGCTGTGGAACACCGGCCACGGCGCCACGGTCATGCGCGAGGCCGTGGCCATGATGGGCGGCTACGGCATCACCGAGGACTGCCCCGGGTTCTTGTTCCACAAATGGAACGACAGCCAGCTCGAAGCCACCTACGAAGGCCCCGAATGCGTCCAGCGCCGTCAGATGGGCATCACCATGGCCAGCGACATCTTCCTGGCCTACGTGGACAACTACATCGCCGAGATGAACCGCGTGGCCGCTTCCCATCCCGAGACCGGCGCGGCCTCGGTGGCCGCCGGCCTGACGCTGTGGAAGCACACCCTCGACTTCCTGTCCGCCAACAAGGACGCCGACGGCAAAAAGCTCTACCACAGCAACCGGCAAGCCGTGACTTTCCCCCTGGCCGACGCCCTGTGTCCGCTGATCGCCACGCGCCTGCAGATCCTCGACGTGCTGGAGCTGGCCGCCAAGGGGCCGGAAAATCCGGTGGTGGCCGAGGGCCTGGAAGGCTACGTCGCCTTCTTTAGCGATCTGGCCCGCATCCAGGCGGCCAAGGCCGCCGGCGAGGCCGCCAAGGTCTGCGCGTCCCTGATCTACGGCTATGCCCCGGCCGGAGCCGATCTGACCGCCTTCGCCGGCCTGCGCGCCGCCGCGGACGCGTCCCTGGCCGGCTGCGGCGCGGCCCGCGAACGGGCCGGACAAGCGCTCACCCAGGTCATGATCCCGGAAGCGCTTGATTATCCGATGTAA
- a CDS encoding DUF342 domain-containing protein, translated as MRYVLTHHFDPDFEQRRLRPKNREDGSVDQFDLGYVQNVAAGQLLAEWTPLAPGEDAPDGGIVSENTAFPHGEGCKVDPDNPLRLLAAVNGHVARIDGRITVRETLAIGRDIDFHTGNIVALGDVIIGGDIRSGFTVMGRHITVTGLVLAARVRAMGNVTCNGGIQGGGKATLRAGRSLRARFCENAVLHAAQNILIDGSAMHCRLFAGEKLAVKGRLAGGEAYCGEAVYVGEQLGGGGQSQTRILLGYDPERIHKDQHIKAGLRQALLDVEACRVDLGRGGEAAKDCADALAQGEQRIEAFRRQLKRLWESPAATRRFSSCRVIVPGRIGANVEVSIGEAHAVIPEDTRDAVVRYQDGEIVVEHPALRK; from the coding sequence ATGCGGTATGTGCTGACGCACCATTTCGACCCGGACTTCGAACAGCGCCGGCTGCGCCCGAAGAACCGGGAGGACGGCAGCGTGGACCAGTTCGACCTGGGCTACGTGCAAAACGTCGCCGCCGGCCAGCTCCTGGCCGAATGGACGCCCCTGGCTCCGGGCGAGGACGCGCCGGACGGGGGAATAGTTTCGGAAAACACGGCCTTTCCCCACGGCGAGGGCTGCAAGGTCGACCCGGACAACCCGCTGCGACTGCTGGCCGCCGTCAACGGCCATGTGGCCCGCATCGACGGCCGCATCACCGTGCGCGAGACCCTGGCCATCGGCCGCGACATTGATTTCCACACCGGCAACATCGTGGCCCTGGGCGACGTCATCATCGGCGGCGACATTCGTTCCGGATTCACGGTCATGGGCCGCCACATCACGGTGACCGGGCTGGTGCTGGCCGCCCGGGTGCGGGCCATGGGCAACGTCACCTGCAACGGCGGCATCCAGGGCGGCGGCAAGGCCACCCTGCGGGCCGGGCGCAGCCTGCGGGCCAGGTTTTGCGAAAACGCCGTGCTCCACGCCGCCCAAAACATCCTCATCGACGGTTCGGCCATGCATTGCCGGCTTTTCGCCGGGGAAAAGCTGGCGGTCAAGGGCCGGCTGGCCGGGGGCGAAGCCTACTGCGGCGAGGCGGTCTACGTGGGCGAGCAGCTCGGCGGCGGCGGCCAGAGCCAGACGCGCATCCTGCTCGGCTACGACCCCGAGCGCATCCACAAGGACCAGCACATCAAGGCCGGCCTGCGCCAGGCCCTGCTCGACGTCGAGGCCTGCCGCGTGGATCTGGGGCGAGGCGGGGAAGCCGCCAAGGACTGCGCCGATGCGCTGGCCCAGGGCGAGCAACGCATCGAGGCCTTCCGCCGCCAGCTCAAGCGTTTGTGGGAGAGTCCGGCGGCCACGAGGCGTTTTTCCAGCTGCCGGGTCATCGTGCCGGGCCGTATCGGGGCCAATGTGGAAGTCTCCATCGGCGAGGCCCATGCCGTCATCCCCGAGGACACCCGCGACGCCGTGGTCCGCTACCAGGACGGCGAGATCGTGGTGGAGCATCCGGCGCTGCGCAAATAG
- a CDS encoding histidine kinase, with amino-acid sequence MTLKADCCPIATPLLLTASDPREHLLNIIGSAPEAVRRAVCDLLLSIKTSLDVLPLTPQLDDTDRPVTDWESLLGVLTAIRLELDRLKVTKIEGLRKANPGLVQLEHRFGLAKKAHEKAKLMLEIFYELINAGQDFQTADEILEQSAEVLLKELKADLYVCRLRDESGHWVNIAANTHTGRATPIFVKFMEEALPHHPVMRSVANPRMLFVRSNNLLGPERGGESIDCVPYLEGYRCRLSFFLRGPDEKAFGLIMLYSKKANYFDRYETDFLADCARIVSLTVGRQLEVGRDALAKAAGGMAHVGNNVLAIMKNGAELILEDYEDFLDHEDEIGTTLISEAMQLVPGPWPLHAEAAMRHLIGLTIERMEVEKKMQYVNLIVENVNRLKGAIANLLKAVENPILMPYIGGEEVLDLEPEDNPDYDQTS; translated from the coding sequence ATGACCCTCAAAGCCGACTGCTGCCCCATTGCCACGCCGCTTCTGCTGACGGCAAGCGACCCTCGCGAACATCTGCTCAACATCATCGGCTCCGCCCCGGAAGCCGTGCGCCGGGCCGTATGCGATCTGCTGTTGTCCATCAAGACGTCCCTGGACGTGCTGCCGCTCACGCCGCAGCTCGACGATACGGACCGGCCGGTGACGGACTGGGAATCCCTGCTTGGCGTGCTGACCGCCATCCGCCTGGAGCTTGACCGGCTCAAGGTCACCAAGATCGAGGGCCTGCGCAAGGCCAACCCCGGCCTGGTCCAGCTGGAGCACCGCTTCGGCCTGGCCAAGAAGGCCCATGAAAAAGCCAAGCTCATGCTCGAGATCTTCTACGAGCTGATTAACGCCGGCCAGGACTTTCAGACCGCCGATGAAATCCTGGAGCAAAGCGCCGAGGTGCTGCTCAAGGAACTCAAGGCCGACCTCTACGTTTGCCGCCTGCGCGACGAGTCCGGCCACTGGGTCAACATCGCGGCCAACACCCACACCGGCCGGGCCACGCCTATCTTCGTCAAGTTCATGGAAGAGGCCCTGCCCCACCATCCGGTCATGCGCTCGGTGGCCAATCCGCGAATGCTTTTTGTGCGCTCCAACAACCTGCTTGGCCCGGAGCGCGGCGGCGAGTCCATCGACTGCGTGCCCTATCTCGAAGGTTACCGCTGCCGGCTGTCGTTTTTCCTGCGCGGCCCGGATGAAAAGGCCTTTGGCCTGATCATGCTCTATTCCAAGAAGGCCAACTATTTCGACCGCTACGAGACCGACTTTTTGGCCGACTGCGCCCGCATCGTGTCCCTGACGGTGGGCCGCCAGCTGGAAGTGGGCCGCGACGCCCTGGCCAAGGCGGCCGGCGGCATGGCCCACGTGGGCAACAACGTGCTGGCCATCATGAAAAACGGGGCCGAGCTGATCTTGGAAGATTACGAAGACTTTCTCGACCACGAAGACGAGATCGGCACGACCCTTATCAGCGAGGCCATGCAGCTGGTGCCCGGCCCCTGGCCGCTGCACGCCGAGGCCGCCATGCGGCATCTCATCGGACTGACCATTGAGCGCATGGAAGTCGAAAAAAAGATGCAGTACGTGAATTTGATCGTGGAGAACGTCAACCGTCTCAAGGGGGCCATCGCCAATCTGCTCAAGGCCGTGGAAAACCCCATCCTCATGCCCTACATCGGCGGCGAGGAAGTGCTCGACCTCGAACCCGAGGACAACCCGGACTACGACCAGACGTCGTAG